Within the Opitutaceae bacterium TAV5 genome, the region GAGGATGTCGCCGGGCCCCAGTTTCCGCCGCCCTTCCACGCCCTCGATCTCGTGCTCGAATTCCCCTCCGAGGATGAAGAGAAACTTGAAATGATGCCGCGCCAGCCGCACCTCGCCGCCGCGCGGGATCACAAAAACCATCTCGTCGACCAGCAAGAACGGCGACCCGAGCCCCTCGACGGAATGAACAGCGTATCCCATAGAACCGCGATCCTTTCCGGTTTTCCGGTCGATGTCAAAAAAATGAAAATCCCGTCAATCCGGTCTAAAGACAGTCACGCCTTCGATCTGCTTTACTCGCCGTCATGGAAAAACCGCCCCCCGCGATGAAACTCGAAGACCTCGAAGCCGAGCGCCAGATCGATCCCCACACGCCGCTTCCGCTGCCCGAGCAGGAAATTTGCGAGCGCTACGAAAAGATCTTCACCGCCGCGGTGAACGACGCGCTCCGCGAGCGCAAGCTCACCCGCCAGACGCTCCCCAACGGCCTCATGCCGCTGCGCGACCACATGCGCGCCGCCGGTTTCGCCTTCACTATCAAGGGCGCCAAAAACCTCCAGCTCACCAGCGAGATGGCCCGCCGCGCCGAGATGCTCGACGCCATCACGGAAAACTCGTTCGTCGTCTGGGACACATCGCTCGACACCGAATCCGCCCACTGGGGCGAGTGCATGACCATGGCCGCCCAGCGCAAACACTGCCGCGGCGCCGTCGTCGATGGCGGCGTGCGTGACACCGACCAGGTGCTCAATCTCGGCTTCCCGCTCTGGATCCGTTACCGCAGTTCCAACGGCATGCTCGGCCGCTTCCGCATCAGCGGGTGGCAGACGCCCATCCAGATGGGCGATGTTTTTGTGAATCCCGGCGACTTGATTTTTGCCGACATCGACGGCGCCCTCTGTGTTCCGCGCCAGTTCGCCGTCCCCATCCTTGAGCGCGCCGAGGAAATCGCCCACGGCGAATCCGACCTCAAGCGCTGGATAAAAGAAGGCATGTCCGCCGTCGAGATCGTGAAACGCGGCGGGTATTTCTGAAAAAGCCCGAAAGCTGAAGGACTGAAGGCTGCAAACCGGCCAGCCACAGTCCTTCGCGCCACAAGTCCCCATCCCATCCCTCTCATTCCTCCCTCCGTCCCTCCGCGGACCTCCAGCCTTCAGGTTTTCAGCCCCACTCTCCGTGTCCTCAAAACTCTTCCACAAAGTCCAGCCCACCGCCACCGAGGACAAGGTTTCGCCCTCCCGACGCCTCGCCTACGGCATGGGCAACTTTTCCGATCACATCGGCACGGACACGCTGATGTCCAATGCCAACCCCATCTTCAACATCGCGCTCCACATGGACCCGCGCCTGCTCGGCGTGGCCATCGCGATCATGCGCCTTTGGGATGCGATCACCGACCCCGTCGTCGGCGCCCTCTCCGACAACGCCCGCACCCGCTGGGGCCGCCGCCGCCCCTTCATGCTCTTCGGCGCGCTCGGCGCCGGCATCACCTTTCCCCTGCTCTGGCTCGTGCCCGGCGGTCTCTCGCCCACCGGGGTCTTTGTCTGGTTCACCGCTTTCTCGATTCTTTTTTTCACCTTCCAGACCTTCTTTACGATTCCCTGGACCGCCCTCGGTTTCGAACTCACGCCCGACTACAACGAGCGCACCCGTGTCATGGAACTGCGTGCCTACATGGGCACCGCCGTCGGACTCGTCGTCCCCTGGACCTACGCCTTCACGCAACTTCCCGTCTGGGGCGGCAGCACCATCACCGGCGCGCGCTGGATGGGCGTCTGCGTCGGCATCCTCATTATCCTCTCCGGCCTCATCCCGGTGATTTTTCTTCGCGAACGTTTTTTCAAAAAAGCGCAAAACCAGGGCCAGATTCCCATTCTGAAATCGATCGGAATGACCCTGAAAAACAAGCCCTTCATCATGATGGTGCTCATCACCTTTTTCACCGTGGTGGGAGGGCGCACCGTCAACCACCTAGGCTTCTACATCGGGCTCTATTATCTCTTCAACGGCGACACCGTCAAACAAGGCGTGCTCGCCGGCGTGGGCGGTAATGTCGGCCTCGTCATCGGCCTGGCCTCGGTCTTCTTCCTCAACCGCCTTTCCCAACGTATCGGGAAACGCAAGACGCTCGCCCTTTGCCTGATCCTGCTGGTCATCAGCGGATTTGCCAAGTGGCTCTTCTACACGCCGGAAAGCCCGTGGCTCAGCCTTGTGGTGCTGGCCTTCACCGTGCCCTCCGGTTCCGGCTTCTGGTTGCTCATCGCCTCCATCAAGGCCGACATCTGCGACGACGACGAACTCAACACCGGCTACCGTCGTGAAGGCGCCATCGGGGCCGTTTCCGCGTGGATCTCCAAACTCTCCACCTCGGCAACCGCCGTCCTCGCCGGATTCGTGCTCGCCGTCACCGGTTACCACGCCGCCTCCGGCTCCGCCCAGGCCGCCGGTGTCGTCGATGCGATGCGCTGGTGGTTCTACATCATCCCCTCCGCCTCCGCCATCATCGCCCTTTTCCTCCTCTGGTGGTTCCCCATCACCGAAGAACGCGCCCGCGAAACCCGCCGCCTCCTCGAAGAACGCCGCGGCAAGCTCTGAACATTTTCTCCAACACACCAACACACACCATGAAAGACCGCATCATTGTCATCACCGGAGCCGGCGGCGGATTTGGCCGCGCGCTCATCGACACCCTCGCCCCGCAAGGCGTCCGCCTCGCCCTCGCCGATCTCGGCAGCGCGCCCCTCGCCGAACTCGCCGGCCAGGCCCGCAAACTCGGCGCCGCCGATGTCGTCACCGGCGCCGTTGACATCACCGACGAAGCCTCCACCGCAGCCTTCTTCGCGAGTGTTAAACAAAAATTCGGACGCGCCGACATCCTCATCAATCTCCCCGGCATGTCCATCGCCGCGCCCGTCGCGGACATGCCCGTCGAGTCCTACGACAAGATCATCGACGTCAACCTGAAGGGCCTCTTCCTCGCCGCCAAGCACTTCATCCCGTTGACCGACCCGGCGCAAAACCCGCTCATCAGCTTCATCAGTTCGCAGGCCGCCACCCGTCCCAATCCCAACGCTCCCGTTTATTGCGCCGCCAAGGCCGCCGTTTCCGTTTTCGGTCAGGGGCTCGCCCTCCAGGTGATGAAGCAGAACATCCGCGTCACCTCGATCAAACCCGGCCCGGTCAATACCGTCGGTTTCTGGGGCGACCGCCCCGTGCCGCGGGAAAAGTTCATGCAGGCCGCCGACGTCGCCAACGTCATCAACTTCATCCTCACGCTCCCGTCGCACATCGTCATGCACGAGGTCAGCTTCGAGTCGTTCGAGTTCTTCAAAAAATAACCGCGCACCCTCGCCGGCATCTGTCACACTCCGCCCGTTATGCCTACGCACACCTATCTGCAGTCCTCCAAAGACAAGGTCGTCGTCATCACGGGCGGATCCACCGGCATCGGTCTCGAAGCCGCCCGCCTCTTCGCCGCCGAAGGCGCCCGCGTGACGATCCTCGCCCGCGGCGCCGACAAACTCGCCGCCGCTATCGAGAACCTCGCCGCCACGCCCGAGGCCGGCATCGCGCGCGACCGTCTCCACAGCGCCGCGGTCGATGTCACCGATGAAGCCGCCGTGCAAGCCGCTCTCGCCGATATCGAACGCCGCGATGGCCGCATCGACATCCTCGTCAACAATGCCGGCGTCGGCTTCGCCACCGACCTCGCCAGCGTCGGCACCGACGACTATCGCCGCATCATCGACACCAACCTCACCGGAGTCTTCCACGCCGTCCGCGCCGTTCTCCCGGGCATGAAAGCCCGGAAGTCCGGCCACATCATCAACGTCTCCTCCATTGTCGGCAAAATCGCCAATCCCGTGGCGCCGATCTACTGCGCCAGCAAACACGCTCTCAACGGCTACACCTCCGGACTCCAGCAACAGGTCGCTGCCGACAACATTCGCGTCTCGCTCGTGTCTCCCGCCTCTGTCGATACCGACTATTGGGCCGGACGCACCGTGGACCGGGCCAAATTCCTGAAACCCGCCGAAGTCGCCGCCGCGATTCACTTCATCGCCGCCCAGCCCGAAGGCGTCCTGATCAAGGATCTCGATCTCGCCGCCCTCCGCTGATTCTACCCACAAGTCCCATCCGTCCTCTACGTCCCATGTGTCCCATCAGTCCCATGGGACTCCCCCTCATCACTCTGTCAACCCGCTCGCCACCATGCCACTGTTCCTCACCGATACCGAAAAAACCGCCTTCGCCGCCGCCCGCGCCCAAAATCCCGCCCGCGCCTTCTTCTGGACGCTCGTCAATCGCGCCGAACGCCGCGCCGCCAGCCCCTCGCTCGCGACCGGCGAAACCACTACCGACTGGTGGCATTTTGTCGGCGAATACATCACCGATGCCGCGATGGTCCACGCGCTGAAACCCTCGCCCGCCCTCGACGCCTGGCTTCGCGCCAACACCCTCGCCATTGCCCGCCGTCCGGTCGCCGACTGGGTCGGGCCCGCCTTCCGCAACCACACCAAAAACCCGCCCATCGGCCACCTCGAAACCGCCCACCTTTCCTGGGCCGTCGCCGCCGCTCTCGACCTCGCCGGCGACATCTTCACCGAAGCCGAGCGTAACGAACTCACCACGACACTCCGCGACACCGCCATCCCGCTCTGCCAGCGCTGGCTCGACGACGGCAACCACCTCGCCAACTGGCGCTGCGTCCTCAACGCCGGCGTCGCCACCGCCGCCGCCGTCATCGGCGACACCGCCGCGCTCGACCGCGCCGCCGCCGAATTCCACCGTTGCGTCGATGTCTTCCAGCCCGACGGCTCTTACGGCGAGTCGCTCCAGTACGGCAACTACGCCGCCTACACCCTCATGCTCGCCCGCGAGGCCCTCACCCGCCACACGCCCGCGCTCGACGCCACCCTCCCCCTCGCCCCCTACGCGCTGAAACCCCGTTGGGATGCCGCCTCCCATTTTTACACCAAACCCCTCAGCGACTGGGGTTCTTACCCGCGTCCCCGCGCCGCCAATTTCAACGATTCCGCCGCCCTCTACCGCGCCTCCGCCGACCTCCTCCTGCACATCGCCACTCGCGCCAAAGAAAAACACCCCGCCGAAGCCGGCCTCGCCCGCTGGCTTTTCGACACCCACTATACGCCCTGCATCGAGCAACCTCCGCACGACCAGGCCACCTTCGGTTTCGTCAACGACTTCGGCTTCCTCACGCTCTCCCTCCTCCCCGCCGCACTCGCGACCGCTCCCCTCGCCCCCTCCGCCCCCGAAGCCGGCATCGACCTCGCCGCCGGTTTCAGTTGCGGCGACGTCCTCGCCCGCGACGCCTGGCCCGAAAACGGCGGACGCACCATCCTCGCCGTCCATGGCGCCCCCGATCCCCTCCATGGCCCCGGTCATCTTCACGGCGACCTCAACAGCTTCATCCTCGTGCACAACCGGGAACGCCTCCTCGTTGACCCGGGCCATTCCTGTTACCGCAACCTCATCCACGAACTCGAAGCCCGTACCAACACCCATAACACCTGTACCTTCACTGTCGCAAGTGGCGCGGGCGTCCCGCCCGCTACCCCCGACCTCAAACTCCAGGAAGACCAACACCTCAACCGCGAACTCGAACAAACCCGCACCGCGCGCCGTCTTTTCGACCGCGCCACCGGCAAAGCCGACGCCCCGGTCACCCGCGGCGGCCGTTCCTCCGGCAACGAGCGCCGCACCCTCCTCGCCCGCGCCGGCCGCGTCACCGCCATCGCCAGCGAAGCCGCCGCGCTCTACGGAGCCCCGCTCACCGAGTTTACCCGCCTCTGGCTCCTCTGCGGCACGCACGCCCTTTTTGTCATCGACCGCATCCGGGCCGATGTCCCCGTGACGACCACCTGGCACTGGCTCCTCAACAACCGCGACAACGCCCTCGACCTCAAGCTCGTCCGCCCGGACCGCCTCGTCGCCCGCCGCGGCAACGCCGGCATGAAGCTCTTCCACTGCGCTGGCGGCAACATGATGGCCTACCCCATGTATTCGTATGTCCATGACGCCTATCACCCGCTCCCCAACCAGCTTGGCGAAGGCAAACCCGGCAGCGGCCTCCTCGTCCGCTGGACGGACAAAACCCCCGCCACCGACCGCCTCGCCGTCCACGCCATCTGCGTCGACGACCCCGGCGCCACCGCCGGCTGGCACCTGAAAACGCCCGCGCCCGACACCACCGCCCTCGAAAGCCCCGGCGCCACCGAAACCTGGACCCTCACTCACGCCGACCCGGCCCGCCTCGTCCTCACCGAAAAAACCACCGGCGAAACCCACACCGTCACCCGGTCCTCCGACGGCACCTGGATCCTCGCCTGAAGGAGCGGCGGCATTCCTGCCGCTGCGACGAGGCGCGAACAGCGCCTCGCCGTCCTGGCTACCGGAAACCACAGCACCGCCCGCCGGCCTGCCATCGTTCGCACACAACGGACCTTCCCCTCACTGCTTTCGCACCGTCTCCCCCTCAACCCATTCGCCCCCGACCAGCGTCACCTTGGGCTCCGCCGGCAGCCCGAACTCATTGCGCGCCAGTTCTCCCGCCAGTTGATCCACCGCTGTTGCAAACATCCCTCCCCATGATTGGCCGATGCCCGAAACGCCCGACCCCGGCGTCACATCAAGACTCGCATAACTCATGTCGCCCGGCACGCGCACCTTCATCCCCCGCAACCACTGCAGCGCATAATCCGGCTGGTTGCCGATCACTGCATCCGGTTTCTTTTTGCTGAACCACCTTGCAAATTCCGCCTCATCCGGCGGATCGTCCTGCATCAGCGGCACGAGTGCCGCGCCGCCATACACACGCGGCGCGGCCAGCGCGCCCGCCAGCCAGTAGTGTCGCGCCTTCTCGTCTTCGTTGCGGCGCAACATGCAGCCGATCCGCCTGCATCCCGCCGCCCGCAACCGCGCGTATGCTGTCATGATGCCGTCAAAATGCGCATTCGCCACCCGGTGCATCTCCCGCTGGCGAAACGAATATCCCACTGCCATCACTGCGTACAGATTCCAGTCGATATCCAATGGCCCCAGCTCCAGAGACACTGGCGGCAGAATCAGCCCCCGGATGCCGCGACTGAATAATACCCGCCCCACACGCTTTGAATCGCAACCGTGCTGCCCGGTCGGGAACACCTCCACGGCCATCCCGGATTGATGTGCGCGACGCCTGGCGGCTTTCACACCCTCAACTAAATCCGGACGCCACTGGGCATCCTGTCCGGAACCTTCCACCAACAAGGCAATCACCTCTCCCGTGCCATCCAGACGCCCTCGCCTCACCTGCGTCAGCAACGCCCTTACCAGTATGTTGCCATGATACCCTTCCTTCCTTGCCAGCGTCTGCACACGCGAACGTGTCGCCTCGGAAATCGCCGGGGAATTGCGCAGCGCCATCGACACGGTGGCGTGGCTCACACCCAATTTTACCGCCAGATCACGCAAGGTTGGAGGTTTCGTGCTCATTCTATTTAACGTGGTAAACTACGATGCGCTTGTTCCCTTGGGCAATCATGGAAATGTCTCTTCCTGTAATCCCGTCCCCGCCATGTTTACGCAAAAGCCCATCCTCTCTTTCCCGATTCTTCATTCTCGTCCTCCCTCCGGGACGCGAGCCTTCACCCTCATCGAATTGCTCACCGTCATCGCCATCATTGGCATCCTGGCCGGCATCATGATTCCCGTCGTCGGCAAAGTCCGGGAAACCGCTCGCAACGTTAACTGCATTTCCAGCCTTCGCAACATCCACAACTGGCTCACGCTTTATGCCGAGGAAAACAAAGGGCTCTATCCCCAGCCTTCCAATAACCCCGCCCTCCCTCCGCCCAAGGACAATGCCTCCGGTGCCTGGTGGAACATCATCCAGGCCTACTTTACGCCCAAATTCATCTATCCCGCCGTGGACGAATCCAACCTGGCCATGAACCCGTGGTATTGCGCCGCCGCCCCGAAAGGCGGCCTCTATCCCAACGGCGTCCGCCGCGTCTACGCCATCAACGCCCAAGGCGGCACACCCGATGATCGCTTCGCGCCGAACCAGAACACCAAATGGTCGCAGACCCTGATCGTCGCCGACGGGGCGCCCTGGAATCCCGGCGACTACGATTCGACCGCCTATTTCCGGGCGGCGAACAGCGGCGGCGGCTCCCTCCTTTTCGATCCCCGCCACGGAGGCAAGATCAATGGCGTCTTCCTCGACGGCCACGTCCTGTCATTCCAGCTCAATGACACCCGCCTCGACGACTGGATCAAAAACCTCCGCAACTGATTTTCTCCCTCTCAAACATCCCGCGCCCACCCACACACCTCGTAATGACGACCAAGGCCACCCATCGCCCGACCACCCGGATGCAAGCAATCCTCAAGACGCTCCTCACCCTCTCCGCTACCCTCCTTCCTCTCATCATCACTATCCCTCCCGCCACGGCCGCCCCGGACGCGCTCATCCGGGACGCCATCGCCGCCCGCCAGCCCCGCCTCCGCATTCCCGCCGGAGTTTACCGGCTGGAAAAAACCGTCGAAATCCGCAACGCCGACAACCTGGAAATCGACGCCACCGGGGTTACCTTCATCATGACCAGCACCCGGCAGCCCATCCTCCGCATCCAGGAATCCGGCAACCTCAAGATCCACGGCCTCACCCTCGACTACGATCCGCTCCCCTTCACCCAAGGCACCATCACCCGCGCCGACAGCGCCGGCATCGAATTCCGTATCCACGACGGCTATCCTGCCCTCGACAACGATTACCAACGCGCCCCGACCCACTTCTTCACCGCCGAAGGACGCCGCCATCCCGGCTCATGGGACTTCAACCGCCTGCCCCTCACGATAATCAGCCCCCGCGAAGGCCGCCTCAGACTGCAATCCAACCAGCCCGCCCCCCTCGCGCCCGGCGACCAGCTCGTCATGGACCGCCGCCTGGTCGATGGCACCAGCGCGGTCTATATCCGGCACTGCACCGGCCCCGTCATCATCGAAGACACCACCCTTCACGCCTCCCCCGGCCTCGCGTTTGTCGGCCGTTACAGCGAGGACACCGTCACCTTCCGCCGCGTCCACATCCGTCCCGGCCCGCCTCCCCCCGGAGCCACCCGCCCCCGCCTCCTTTCCAGCAACGCCGACGGCATCAACTTCGTCCAGTGTCGCCGCGGCCCCGTCGTCGAAAACTGCGATTTCTCCGGCATGGGCGACGACTCCATCAATCTTCACGGTTTCCTCATCCCCGTCATTCGTCCCCTCACCCCCACCCGTTTCCTCGCCGCCTACAAATACGGCCCCGGCGACATCATCTCCACCATCCGGGCGGGCGACGCCCTCCGCCTCTACAACCAGGGCGATTTCTCCCTCGCCGGGAATGCCACCATCACCGCCATCACCCCCCTGGAAACCGACGAAGGCGTCACCATGGGCGACATTGCCGCCCTTTTTCCGACATATCCGAAAGGCAACTACACCCTTTACCAGGTGGACACCGATGCCCCTCTCGACGTCAAACCCGGCCAATGGTTCGACACCCCCGCCAACAACTGCGACGGCTATGTCATCCGTGACAGTTATTTTCACGACCACCGCGGCCGCGGCCTGCGTCTCATGGCTTCCGACGGCCTGGTCGAAAACAACCGCTTCGAACGCCTCACCAAGTCCGCCATCTCCATCGGTCCCGAACTCGGCCACTGGCGCGAGGCCGGCTGGGTGAACAACCTTCGCATCACGGGCAACACGATCCGCGACATCGGCACCGACCACAGCCTCGCCGCCCCCGGCTCCTATGTTCCCGGCGCCATCGGCATCTTTGCCCGGACCGAACGCACGACACCCCCGTATCCGTCCGAAAACCACAACATCGTCATCGAAAACAACCGCATCGAGAACACCACCGTGGCCGCCATCCACGCTTACGCCGCCCGCGAAATCATCGTGCGCGACAACACCCTGGTGAACACCAACCGAGTCCTCCGCGCCGGGCACACCGACCCCTTGACCCGGCTTCTCACCACCGGCCCCGTTTCGCTCCACGACGTGCCCGGAACCGTCATCGGGAACAATCGCATTCAAAACAACCATACCGTATTACCATGAAAACCAACCCGCGCGTCCTCGCCTCGTTTGCCTTCGGCTTGCTTGCCCTCGCGCCGCTGCCTGCCAGCACCATCACTGACGACCTCAGCGCCTATGCGGTCGGAACCTCCCTCCGCCCCGGCCAGACCAATGTCGGCACCCCCTCCGGTGGCTGGCTGTCGCCCTGGCGCGTGACCGTCAGCGCGGGAACCACCGCCAGCGCCATCATC harbors:
- a CDS encoding demethylmenaquinone methyltransferase gives rise to the protein MEKPPPAMKLEDLEAERQIDPHTPLPLPEQEICERYEKIFTAAVNDALRERKLTRQTLPNGLMPLRDHMRAAGFAFTIKGAKNLQLTSEMARRAEMLDAITENSFVVWDTSLDTESAHWGECMTMAAQRKHCRGAVVDGGVRDTDQVLNLGFPLWIRYRSSNGMLGRFRISGWQTPIQMGDVFVNPGDLIFADIDGALCVPRQFAVPILERAEEIAHGESDLKRWIKEGMSAVEIVKRGGYF
- a CDS encoding sodium:melibiose symporter; this encodes MSSKLFHKVQPTATEDKVSPSRRLAYGMGNFSDHIGTDTLMSNANPIFNIALHMDPRLLGVAIAIMRLWDAITDPVVGALSDNARTRWGRRRPFMLFGALGAGITFPLLWLVPGGLSPTGVFVWFTAFSILFFTFQTFFTIPWTALGFELTPDYNERTRVMELRAYMGTAVGLVVPWTYAFTQLPVWGGSTITGARWMGVCVGILIILSGLIPVIFLRERFFKKAQNQGQIPILKSIGMTLKNKPFIMMVLITFFTVVGGRTVNHLGFYIGLYYLFNGDTVKQGVLAGVGGNVGLVIGLASVFFLNRLSQRIGKRKTLALCLILLVISGFAKWLFYTPESPWLSLVVLAFTVPSGSGFWLLIASIKADICDDDELNTGYRREGAIGAVSAWISKLSTSATAVLAGFVLAVTGYHAASGSAQAAGVVDAMRWWFYIIPSASAIIALFLLWWFPITEERARETRRLLEERRGKL
- a CDS encoding short-chain dehydrogenase, yielding MVPHHRRTRPRNPPPPRRTPRQALNIFSNTPTHTMKDRIIVITGAGGGFGRALIDTLAPQGVRLALADLGSAPLAELAGQARKLGAADVVTGAVDITDEASTAAFFASVKQKFGRADILINLPGMSIAAPVADMPVESYDKIIDVNLKGLFLAAKHFIPLTDPAQNPLISFISSQAATRPNPNAPVYCAAKAAVSVFGQGLALQVMKQNIRVTSIKPGPVNTVGFWGDRPVPREKFMQAADVANVINFILTLPSHIVMHEVSFESFEFFKK
- a CDS encoding short-chain dehydrogenase — encoded protein: MPTHTYLQSSKDKVVVITGGSTGIGLEAARLFAAEGARVTILARGADKLAAAIENLAATPEAGIARDRLHSAAVDVTDEAAVQAALADIERRDGRIDILVNNAGVGFATDLASVGTDDYRRIIDTNLTGVFHAVRAVLPGMKARKSGHIINVSSIVGKIANPVAPIYCASKHALNGYTSGLQQQVAADNIRVSLVSPASVDTDYWAGRTVDRAKFLKPAEVAAAIHFIAAQPEGVLIKDLDLAALR
- a CDS encoding LacI family transcriptional regulator produces the protein MSTKPPTLRDLAVKLGVSHATVSMALRNSPAISEATRSRVQTLARKEGYHGNILVRALLTQVRRGRLDGTGEVIALLVEGSGQDAQWRPDLVEGVKAARRRAHQSGMAVEVFPTGQHGCDSKRVGRVLFSRGIRGLILPPVSLELGPLDIDWNLYAVMAVGYSFRQREMHRVANAHFDGIMTAYARLRAAGCRRIGCMLRRNEDEKARHYWLAGALAAPRVYGGAALVPLMQDDPPDEAEFARWFSKKKPDAVIGNQPDYALQWLRGMKVRVPGDMSYASLDVTPGSGVSGIGQSWGGMFATAVDQLAGELARNEFGLPAEPKVTLVGGEWVEGETVRKQ
- a CDS encoding N-terminal cleavage protein; the protein is MFTQKPILSFPILHSRPPSGTRAFTLIELLTVIAIIGILAGIMIPVVGKVRETARNVNCISSLRNIHNWLTLYAEENKGLYPQPSNNPALPPPKDNASGAWWNIIQAYFTPKFIYPAVDESNLAMNPWYCAAAPKGGLYPNGVRRVYAINAQGGTPDDRFAPNQNTKWSQTLIVADGAPWNPGDYDSTAYFRAANSGGGSLLFDPRHGGKINGVFLDGHVLSFQLNDTRLDDWIKNLRN